A single window of Oreochromis aureus strain Israel breed Guangdong linkage group 7, ZZ_aureus, whole genome shotgun sequence DNA harbors:
- the parvg gene encoding gamma-parvin — protein MMEENVFNYQKEEEPVELESFQGEKRKLIQPTSLKDPKLEKLKEALVDWINKTLKPEHIVVQTLEEDMYDGLVLHHLLSRLADVHLNVEEMALTSTAQIRKLEIIMEELDKRLGTQDSSQIKWNVKLIHNKDLLATLHLLVAMVRCFQPELDLPPDVKIEVVVVEVSKSGIKSDVQVEILTEGSSDTDSLSNTEREDPIEQLLKLEAHKVNTVKKALVHFVNQHISSLGLQVIDMDKQFADGVILLLLIGQLEGFFIPLFDFNLTPVSDSEMLHNVTLALDLLKDTGFQLSNVDPQDIVSLDTTATFKVLYALFNKHKGK, from the exons ATGATGGAGGAGAACGTCTTTAATTATCAGAAAGAAGAAGAGCCTGTGGAACTTGAGTCTTTTCAGG GGGAGAAGAGGAAACTCATACAACCAACATCTTTAAAAGATCCCAAACTTGAAAAGCTGAAGGAG GCACTGGTTGATTGGATCAATAAGACTTTGAAACCCGAGCACATCGTAGTTCAGACTCTGGAGGAGGATATGTATGATGGACTGGTACTTCATCACCTGCTGT CCAGGCTGGCCGACGTGCATTTGAATGTGGAAGAGATGGCGCTGACCAGCACAGCTCAGATCCGCAAGCTGGAAATAATCATGGAGGAGCTGGACAAGAGACTGGGCACGCAGGACAGCAGTCAGATCAAATGGAACGTGAAAC TCATCCACAACAAAGACCTTCTGGCCACCCTTCATCTGCTTGTTGCCATGGTGAGATGTTTCCAGCCTGAATTGGATTTGCCGCCTGATGTGAAGATTGAAGTTGTAGTCGTAGAA GTCAGCAAAAGTGGAATCAAATCAGATGTGCAAGTGGAAATCTTAACAGAGGGAAG CAGCGACACAGACTCCCTCAGCAATACTGAAA GGGAAGATCCCATCGAGCAACTGCTGAAGCTTGAGGCTCACAAGGTCAACACAGTGAAAAAG gCCCTGGTACACTTTGTCAACCAGCATATATCATCTCTGGGTCTGCAGGTGATAGATATGGACAAACAG TTTGCTGATGGTGTgattctgctgctgctgatcgGACAGTTGGAGGGTTTTTTCATCCCGCTCTTTGACTTCAACCTGACCCCTGTCAGTGACTCTGAGATG CTTCATAATGTCACCTTGGCCTTGGACCTCTTGAAGGATACAGGCTTTCAGCTCTCCAATGTTGACCCACAAG ATATTGTCTCTCTGGACACCACTGCAACCTTTAAAGTCCTCTACGCTCTTTTCAACAAGCACAAAGGGAAATGA